The genomic interval GGGGCCGGTGAAGCCATGTGCATCTGTTCGTGACTCTAACGCATGAATGTAACCTGAAGTGTAGCTACTGCTACGGCAAATGCTGCGACGACTTCGGCTCAAGTGAAGACGACGGTGATAGCGGTTTCGGCGAAGTGGATTACGATTTGCCGGACAATATCTCCTATGATGTTTCCGATTTGAGGATGTTTGCTGAGAAGGAGCCCGTTGAGAATCTCATCTTCTACGGCGGTGAGCCGCTTCTCCGTCTCGACACTCTCTACGAGATGATGGATGAGGTGCCTGCGAAACGTTTCATGGTTCAAACGAATGGGCTGCTACTGCATCAGCTGGAGCCGAGTTATCTGCGGAGGCTGCATACGTTGCTGGTCTCGGTTGACGGAGCTGAGGATGTGACTGATGGCTATAGGGGGCGCGGTGTGTACAGGCGAGTGCTTGAACAGGTTAGGCTGGCTAGGGAACGCGGGTTTACAGGGGAGGTTGTAGCACGGATGACTGTCGGTCGTCAAACCGATATCGACGCGCAGGTTCTGCATCTTCTGCTTGAAACCGGTGGGCTGTTCGACTCTGTTCACTGGCAGCTCGATGCGCAGTTCTGGCGAAGCGACTATGATCCGAAGGGCTTCTCCCAATGGGTGCGGAGTAACTACAAGCCAAGGCTTCTCAATCTCATCGAGGAGTGGGTTAAACGGATGGAGACGAAGCGTCAGGTGCTGCGCATCTATCCGTTCTTGGGTGTCACTGAAACTCTGCTAACCGGTTTGCCGCCGGGTCTTCGATGCGGTTCAGGGTGGGCTCAGCTTACAGTGCAGACCAACGGTGCGCTGGCGGCCTGCCCCGCGATGCTGGGTATGAAACGTTA from Nitrososphaerota archaeon carries:
- a CDS encoding TIGR04084 family radical SAM/SPASM domain-containing protein, yielding MTLTHECNLKCSYCYGKCCDDFGSSEDDGDSGFGEVDYDLPDNISYDVSDLRMFAEKEPVENLIFYGGEPLLRLDTLYEMMDEVPAKRFMVQTNGLLLHQLEPSYLRRLHTLLVSVDGAEDVTDGYRGRGVYRRVLEQVRLARERGFTGEVVARMTVGRQTDIDAQVLHLLLETGGLFDSVHWQLDAQFWRSDYDPKGFSQWVRSNYKPRLLNLIEEWVKRMETKRQVLRIYPFLGVTETLLTGLPPGLRCGSGWAQLTVQTNGALAACPAMLGMKRYYFGSIRCGVQIGNASALGSPCSSCRTLKLCGGRCLYANITKLWNETGFRLVCSTVKTLTDGLQAALPRIQGLLKNGDLSQSDFEYTKFNSCEIIP